Genomic window (Polaromonas sp. JS666):
AGTCCTCGTCCGATGTCGACTCCGACTCCGACTTTGACGCCGCCGTAGCCGACGTGCATGACCTGGCGGTGGATGAGTCGGATGATGAGGAAGACGAGGAGAAGGACGGCTCGGGCTGAATTCGAGTGCCTACTGATGCCTGCCTACTGGGCCAGCTTGGCTTCTTCCACAAGTTCACCGACAAAGGCTACGAAGACAAACCAAACGCCCACGCGACTACTACGTTGCCAAATCCAAAAATTCCTGCTCAGCGCGCCGCGGCTTAAAGGCTGTTCCTGGATCATGGACAACAGGGGCAAGGTCAGACTACCTGTTGATGAGGAACTCAGGGCGCTGCTTCGAATTTCAGTTATCGGCAATGTTCGATTGTCGATGGCCAGCCCAGCACAGCTTTTATCCTACCGTCGCATGGCTGGTTCTTCTTTGATTGTCATGACGAAATTTCTTGAGATATAGCTACCGCACTGCCTGCCGCGAGCGTTAGCCCGAGTGCACCATGCCCAACATTCAAGAACAGATTTTTGAACCTGGAGCGCCCTACGATTGGGACGGAGGTCGGCGTGGCAGGCCGTAAACCCGCCCAGGGGCGAGTGGACGACAAATCGCATAGGCCAGGAAAAACAGATTCAACCGACGCCACCATTTGCTTGATGCGGTCACCCGGAATGGAAAGATCATGGCCGCCGATCTCGGCCATCGCGGCCACTCTCAGGTTTTGTGCGAGGGGAGCAAAAACTGTCTTGAGAGAAAGATCCGTGACGCTGGCTTTTGGCGCCTGGCGCCCACCCTTGATCGGCAGCGTGATGCTGTAGCCCTTGAGGGGGTAAACAGGAAGGTAAATACCGAGTTTCGACGCATGAGCTGGGGCCGTCACGCCGGTGGCCAGCACGAAGGCGTCGGACCTCAGGTCGCCTTTGCTGGTGCGAACGGTATCCAGACGCTCACCCGAAGTGACAAAGTCATTCACCCTGGCATTGAACGAAACATTCGCACCCATGCGCACCAAGCTTCGGAGCAGCTCCTGGCAGAGCTTGTAAGGGTCGGCCACCCGCTCTTCGGCAGTCCACACGCCGCCGGCGAATTTCCCGGAGTAGCTTTGCAAT
Coding sequences:
- a CDS encoding D-amino acid dehydrogenase; protein product: MKVCVIGAGIVGCSTAYQLARMGHEVHLVDEAAGPGLGTSNANGAQLSYSYVEPLASPHTLGGLPGMLLSRGSPLRFRPRLDWRQWYWGFQFLKACTAKQVESGTRTLLQLSQLSRDTLMRWMESEDWSFDYKINGKLVLCPTRDCLKRQEAQIKFQSQFGCHQKILGVRECVEKEPSLQSYSGKFAGGVWTAEERVADPYKLCQELLRSLVRMGANVSFNARVNDFVTSGERLDTVRTSKGDLRSDAFVLATGVTAPAHASKLGIYLPVYPLKGYSITLPIKGGRQAPKASVTDLSLKTVFAPLAQNLRVAAMAEIGGHDLSIPGDRIKQMVASVESVFPGLCDLSSTRPWAGLRPATPTSVPIVGRSRFKNLFLNVGHGALGLTLAAGSAVAISQEISS